In Methanocaldococcus sp. FS406-22, the genomic stretch TCCTCTTCCAAATATTCCCCAACCTGAATCTCTATAACCTCCAAAGGAATCTTTCCAGGATTCTCCAACCTATGTTTATAGCCACTCCTTACAAAGATACTCTCCCCGCTTCTAACAAACTTCTCCTCTCCTTCAATAACAACCCTTGCCATACCTTTAACTACAACCCAGTGCTCACTCCTGTGGTAATGCAATTGATAACTTAACTTCTTCCCAGGCAAGACAGTTATTTTCTTAACTTTATAAAATCTCCCCTCTTCCAAAACCTCATACCATCCCCATGGCCTATAAACTTTTTTATGGAATAAAACTCTTTCATCACCTTTTTGTTTTAAATATTTAACCACATCTTTAACTTTCTGACTTTCTCCTTTATTACAAATTAATAAAACATCCCTCGTATCAACGACAATCAAATCATCAACTCCAATTAAAGAAGCTAATTTTCCACCATGGGTATATATGAGATTATTTTTTGAATTTAAGATAACATTTTCCCCATGGATAATATTTCCATTATCGTCCTTATCAAAAACGTCATATATAGCATCAAAACTTCCCAAATCACTCCATTTTATGTTTATTGGAATAACCGCCACTCTATCGGATTTTTCCATAATTCCATAATCGATTGAAATGTCAGGAACTTTTCCATAAACTTTATTTATATCATCTTCTTTAAACGCCTCATAAACTTCTGGACAGTATTTTTTAACCTCTTCTTCAAAAACATCTGTTTTAAAGAGAAACATCCCACTATTCCACAAATAACCATTTTCAATGTATTTTTTTGCTGTTTCTAAGTCTGGCTTTTCTTTAAACTCATCAACTTTATAACCAACATCTAACTTTTCTCCTGGTTTTATATAGCCATATCCAGTATGAGGCTTATTCGGCTTTATTCCAAAAGTTATTAAATAATTATCTGCCAACTTAACTCCATCTTTAACAGATTTTACAAACCCCTCCCCATCCTCAATTAAATGGTCTGAAGGGAAAACAGCAACAGCGTCATCCCCCTCCCTTTCTTTTATAACTTTAACACCATAATATATTGCCGGGAGAGTGTTTTTTCCTATCGGCTCTATCAATATATTTTCTTCATTAAAGTTGTAACCTAACTCCTCAATTTGTCCTAAAACCAAAAATTTATGCTTTTCATTAGTTATTATGTAGATATCTTTTATATTTGACAACTTTAAAGTTCTTTCAAAAGTTAGTTGAAAGAGAGATTTTTCAAATGCTTTGAACTTTATAAATTGTTTTGGGTAGTATTCCCTACTCAAAGGAAACAACCTACTTCCTACGCCTCCTGCTAAGATGATGGATTTCACTGTTTCACCTTTTTATATTATTATAGACATATTTATCTTAATACATATTTAAAAAAATTTGGTGATGTTATGGAAGATAGAATAAAGAAAGTTAGGAGTATAATTTTAGACATTTCCATTATTGCGTTAATTGTTTATTTAGTAATTGCAACTTACACGTACTTAAAAACTGATATTCCTTACTACCTATATTTTATAAAAACGAGTATGCAAATAATATTAGGAATTTTGGGAATAACGCTTATTCTACTTTATATCTCAAAATTGAAAATGATAGCATGTAGCCTATATAATCTATTTAAGAAAACTTATTTTTCAATAAAATCTTTTTCATTGGGGCAAAAATTCATTCTTGTAGCAGTAATCCTCCTAATATATTCAGTAGTTTCTTTGATAAAAAATAATGAAAATTATGCAAATACTATTTCTATTTTAAGTTATTATTTTTTAGCCCTTGGAGTATTGAGCGAGTTTGTAAATTATATTTTAGCTGAAAGATTAATAAAATAAACAGATAAACACAAAAACCTTTTATATCTCTTACTACTTCTTACATTAGCTATCACTACATAAAGTAAGGTTTAGATATTATATTTTAAACTAACATTAAATATGTACTAATTTTTATATACACCGTTAAAATTGTTGGTTTTGTGAGCATTTTGAGTGTATGGGAGTATTTATAGTTTTTTACAAAAGTTATTAAAATCAAGCAATCCCTTTATGTTCATAAATCATTTATTGTTCTAATGGTTTCTCCTCTTTCTATTAATTTTATAATCAAATCCAAACTAACTGGTTTATAGTCAATAACTTCAACAGAAACATTAACCGTTTCCCGTTTCCATAACTTATCATAGCATTTAATAACTTATCATACAAATCGATAAGTTATGGAAACGGGTTGTCCTCAACCTATAGCTTCATCGGGAACACCGTTCCCTCAACTATGGTCTCATTGGACTTTTAGGGACAACGGAAAGCCCCCAAAATCTTTTTATCAAATTGAATACAGCTACAGCATCCCTATCAGCATAAAATCCACATTCAAAACAATACATTGGTCTCGAAGGCAGAGCCCTCTCATCGACTAATTTATACAGTTGAGATAACCTATTTCCACAATTTGGGCATAATACCGAAGTATAGGCAGGATTTACCTCAACAACTTTAACTCCGAATTCTAAGCATTTATTTTTTAAATAACCTAAGAATTTTTTAGCAGATATGTTATGCAATTTATGTTTTAGATTTTTAAACGACTTTTTAGCAATATTTTGGTTAAAATAAGGGGATAAATCTTCGATAATTAAAACTGCATTTTTATCTCTAAGTTCTTTAGCTATTTTATTAGCCAACTTTTTTAACTTGTCCTCTCTAATATTTTTTAACCTCCTACCGAATTTTTTAAGCAAAACAAAACCTTTTTTCTTTAACGGTTTATCCTGCCTATGAATTACTTTAAATGAGAATTTTTCTTGAATGTTAGCCATTATATTAGAGTATTTTTCGGTTAATTTCCCTAAATCAGTTTTTATCATCTTTATATTTTCGAAATTACCATAAGTTATATTGTCTAAGTTAAAATCTAATGCATAAACTTCTTTAAAATTGTCATTAATTGTTATTTCATTCTCTAATGGAATTAAAACAGCTATCGTTCCATCTTCCTTATTAAGTCTTAATTTAAAACCTGCCTTTATCTTCCAGCCCTCATTTAGCAGTTTAAAAAATTGCTTATGTGGTTTTAGGGGAATAACAATCCTACCATTCGGAGTTGATAATCTTAAGTGTAAGGTTTTCTTTCCCTCTTTATTTATAGAAAATAATCTCTCTATATTGGTTTTGAAATTTTTGTAGTTGAATAAAATATCATCTAACCATAAGGAGACATTTCTAACTTCTGGCTTTGAAGTGCATGCCTTATTTTTCTTTTTCATGGATATAAAACTCTTTATTCGTGTAGAAGCATCTTGAGAGGCAGTATAAATATAATGAGTTGGTAATTTTGGATATTTAATTTTTATTTCTTCATAGATCACCTCTCTAATCTTTCTATGACTTTTTCTCTTATTTTTTAAACCAAAATTTAGGGCAATAGATAAAACGTCTTTATACATTTCGATAATGTTTTCTATGATTTTTATTTTTGTCTTTGTTAATGGCTTGCTTTTCAATACTATAGTTTTAGTTAGTTTGATTATTTCTGACATGTTTATTCACTAAATAGTTTTTTTGCTGTTTATAATAATCTGTCACTATAAGTATTTATATATTACAACATGCTACAAAAACTAAGAAACTGTTTCAAACCCTCTTTCTTTTAGGATTTATAAATGGATATTCGTCTAAGTGATTTGCATGATGATGCCCATGTATAATCCAACCATCAAAATTAAAGGTATAAGAGCTATCCGGATTATGGATTAGCATAAATTTATAGCCATTATATTCAATAACCCTAAACTTCTCACCAAACTTGTCATGATTTCCTTTTATAAAAATTACCTCACCATTTAGCAGTTCTATAAGTTCTTTAGCTTTTTTAACCTTATTCTTGCTTAAAACAAAATCTCCCAAGAAATAAACGATATCTTTATCCCTAACAATGTTATTCCAGTTTTTTATTAGAGTTTTATTCATCTCTTCAACACTTGAAAAGGGTCTATTGCAATATTTTATAATGTTTGCATGGTTAAAATGCGTATCAGAGATAAAATAAATCTTTCTCATAGATATCCCAAAAATATAAATTATTTAAACCATGCATCCAATGTTTTTTGCTTTGTCTTATTTGCAATTAAGTTATAGAGCTTATCAACATGCTTTTTAACTCTCTCATAGCTAAAATCATTTTCATCAACTAAGAATTTTATAATTCCCTCTTTATCTGGAAGTTTTAAGCTTAGTGAATAGCTGTCGGTAACCTTTGGCTCTTTAAATATCCTTTTAATCTCTTCATAGTTCTCAACCTCTTTCTTTAAAACATCCTTAGCTACTCCACTTCTAACAAGCTCATAAGCCCTTTTAAATCCAATACCCTTAACTCCTCCTGGATTATAATCAGTCCCCATAAATATGGCTATATCTATCAAATCATCTAAAGAAATCCTTAAATCCTCTAAAACCTCATTCAGCTCAATTAACTCTGGCATCTCCTTTGTAGTTGTTAAGTTCCTAACAACCCTTGGAGAGCCGTACAACAAAGCATCATAATCTTGACTTACAACAGCCCAAACATCCCCTTTCTTTGCCATATAGCTTGCTTGTGCCTCTCCTTCAGAAGGAGCTTCAACATAAGGGATTCCCATTAAGCTTAGCAGATACTTGCAGTTTTCAACCATTTTTGGAGTTAGATAGCTAACTCTCTTTGCATACTTAGCCGCTTCCTCAAAATCCTCTTTTTTTATGGCCTCTTTCATCTTAAGCTCTGCCTTCTCCTTCATCTCTCTTCTAACTTTTCTTGTTTTTTCCTTTAATTTTGGTGGCTCACCATCAAAAACCCAGATTGGAGTTATGTCATTCTCTAACAAATGGATAGTTTTATAAAAAACTCCGTTGTAGGCAGAGGTTATCTCTCCCTTCCTATTTCTTAATGGTGAACCATCCTTCAATCTTATAGATGTTAAAAATTGATATAATGCGTTCATTCCATCAATAGCTACTTTTTTTCCTTTTAAATCCTCAAAGGAGATAATCTTTTTTGGTATAAAATCACCAAACTGCACTCCCATACTATCCCTCACTGTTAATCTTAGCTAAAAATTATAATTGCAAAAAAGATATTTATAAAAAACGGTTTAATTTGTTAAACCCCTATAAAAAATAAAAATTCTATAAAATTTTATAAAAATAATAAAAATAGCTTAGGAATTACCTTCCATTGCTCATAAGTTTTTCCTTCCAAATCATGTCTATATCTATGCTTCCTCCTTGGAATTCACCAATATCTGCTATATTACTATATGTCTCTTCAATATCTCCTTCGATCTCTAAATAAACCCTTTTTAGCTCTTCAATATTATCTTCACTTGTCTTCCACAATCCTCTTTGATATGCCTCTAACAACCTCCTTGCAATCTCTTCTAAAGCATATATGTTATGCTCTTTAAAGAACTTCCTATTTTCTTCATTTTTTACAAACGTATTAAATATCTCATCAAATATCCAATTTTCAACCTCCTTAGTTGTAGCACTCCAGCCATAAACCCTCCCAATCCTCTTGGCTATATCTCCAGCTCCTTTATAGCCATGTCTCTTCATTCCCTCAATCCACTTTGGATTTAGAAGTTTTGTTAAGCTAACTCTCTCAATCTCCTCCTTTAAAGTCCTTACTTCAACATTGTTTGGATTTCTTGTATCTCCGTAATATGCTTTAACTTCCTTTCCTTTTAAAACCCTTGCCGCATTTGTCAAACCTCCATGCGTTCCAAAGTAGCAACAACATCCAAATAAATCATATTCGTCAGTAACAACCTTATTAAATGTTAAATCAACCGTCTTTAGAATATTTTCAAATGCATCAACTGCCTTTTTTCCATAAATATTCTTTCCATAGGCATAGGAGTTCCAGTGAATGAATGCATCCTTTAAATCTTCCTCATTCTCCCAAGCACTTGCATAGACAGCATATTTAACCCCATTTCCATAAGTGCCGGGAGGAGAGCAGAATATTCTAAATGTAACCTCTCTAAATGACAAACCTTTATCTAAGCTCTCAACAACATGCTTTTTTACAAAGTTCATCTCTAATGGCTCATCTAAGTTTGCAACCTTTAATATTGCCTCATCAACAAGCTCTATGCAGTTTGGGAACATGTCCCTTGTTATTCCACTAACTCTTATGGTTACATCAATTCTTGGCCTTCCTAACTCCTCCAATGGAATAATTTCCAAACCAACAACCCTTCCTCCTCTATAAACTGGTTTAACTCCTAACAAGTATAAAATCATTCCCATTCCTTCTCCATCAGCCCACATTATGTCAGATGCCATCCAATACAAAGCAATATTCTCGGGATATCTTCCTTCCTCCTCTAAGTATTTTTTAATCAATTTCTCAGCCAATAAAACCCCAACTCTATATGCAGATTTTGTAGGGATTCTGTATGGGTCTAATGAGTAAAAATTCCTTCCAGTTGGTAAAATATCATAGTTTCCTCTTGTTATCAGCCCAGAGGGGCCGGGTTCGATATATTTGGCATCAATGCCCCTCAATAGAGAGCCAATTTCATCTGATTTCTCAATCCTTTCATTGATATCTTTAATCTTCTCCTCTAATTTTTTATCATCTATACTTTCTCCATTCAATACATCAGAAATTTTCTTCTTTAAATCTTTATCTTTATATTCAAACTCTAAAATACCCTTTATAAACTCAACTCTCCTCTCTCCCTCTGGAAGCTCTCCAAAGATGTGCATTCCATCGTTGCACTTTGAGTTCTTTATCATCTCTAAGGTATCTCTTAACTCATCAAATATCTCTTTAAACTTCTCATGAATCTTTCCTTCTTTTTCAATTTTCTCAATTTTTTCTTTGATTTTTAATAGGTTGGTTTTTTTGACTTCTTCAACTATCAAATGCTCTAATTGATGCCTTCTTGAGGCATCCATCTCTTTCAAATACTCCTCTACATAGCTATCCAATGTCTCCAACTCCTCATAAAATGCATCTGTCATAACTGTTTGCATATGGTCTATAATAGTTGCATAGCTCCTTCTCTTTGCTATAGTTCCCTCTGGTGAGTTGTCTGAATTATAAATATAGAGATGAGGAATATCTCCAATGCAAATATCTGGATAGCATTCATTAGACAATCCAACATTCTTTCCCGGAAGAAACTCCAAAGTTCCATGAGTTCCAACGTGGATTATAACATCTCCAATCTCATTAAAGTATTTATAGCTGGCAATGTATTGATGAGTTGGTGGGCAGTAAGGGTCATGCAAAATTTTGCAGACTCTACCATCACATCTTGCCCCAGCACAACCTCTTTTTGGCTGAACGCAGACATAAACATTCCCAAACTTTAAGCCAGTTATAACTATCTTATTTTTGCCATTAACTTTATAAATCATCCCAGCTGGGATGTCTTTGCCATTTAAATCTCCCCATGTCTCTAAAATCTTGTTTCTTACACTCTCTGGGAGTGTGTTGAAATATTTATAATATTCCTCTTCATCCATTAAGTATAGATATCCTCCTTTAGCTATAACCTCATTTACAGTAGTCCATCTAAACTCTGAAATTGCCTTTCTCTGCAGAATTAGTTGAGCTAACTCCTCCCCATCTTTTGGAATATTTTCTACATAATAACCCTCTTCCTTTAACTTCTTCATAATGTTTATAACACTCTGGAGGCTGTCTAAGTGAGCGGCACTTCCCACGGTTGCCTCAACAGAAGCACATGCATTGTTATGCAATATAAATATAACCTTTCTATCCTTCTTAGGTTTGTATTTTAGCTCAATCCATCTTTTTATCCTTCTAACAACTTTATCTATCCTCTCTTCAATACCAAACTTCTTTTCCAATCCAGCTTCATTTTCTGTAGTTCCTATAATAATTGGCTCAATTACTCCCTCAAATTCTGGCAATGCAACAGACCAACCAATATCTGCTGATAAACCCTGCTTATCTTCTTTCCAATCCTTGTAGCTTTTATAGTAGCTCATTATTGG encodes the following:
- a CDS encoding mannose-1-phosphate guanylyltransferase/mannose-6-phosphate isomerase; amino-acid sequence: MKSIILAGGVGSRLFPLSREYYPKQFIKFKAFEKSLFQLTFERTLKLSNIKDIYIITNEKHKFLVLGQIEELGYNFNEENILIEPIGKNTLPAIYYGVKVIKEREGDDAVAVFPSDHLIEDGEGFVKSVKDGVKLADNYLITFGIKPNKPHTGYGYIKPGEKLDVGYKVDEFKEKPDLETAKKYIENGYLWNSGMFLFKTDVFEEEVKKYCPEVYEAFKEDDINKVYGKVPDISIDYGIMEKSDRVAVIPINIKWSDLGSFDAIYDVFDKDDNGNIIHGENVILNSKNNLIYTHGGKLASLIGVDDLIVVDTRDVLLICNKGESQKVKDVVKYLKQKGDERVLFHKKVYRPWGWYEVLEEGRFYKVKKITVLPGKKLSYQLHYHRSEHWVVVKGMARVVIEGEEKFVRSGESIFVRSGYKHRLENPGKIPLEVIEIQVGEYLEEDDIVRFDDDWNRK
- a CDS encoding RNA-guided endonuclease TnpB family protein — protein: MSEIIKLTKTIVLKSKPLTKTKIKIIENIIEMYKDVLSIALNFGLKNKRKSHRKIREVIYEEIKIKYPKLPTHYIYTASQDASTRIKSFISMKKKNKACTSKPEVRNVSLWLDDILFNYKNFKTNIERLFSINKEGKKTLHLRLSTPNGRIVIPLKPHKQFFKLLNEGWKIKAGFKLRLNKEDGTIAVLIPLENEITINDNFKEVYALDFNLDNITYGNFENIKMIKTDLGKLTEKYSNIMANIQEKFSFKVIHRQDKPLKKKGFVLLKKFGRRLKNIREDKLKKLANKIAKELRDKNAVLIIEDLSPYFNQNIAKKSFKNLKHKLHNISAKKFLGYLKNKCLEFGVKVVEVNPAYTSVLCPNCGNRLSQLYKLVDERALPSRPMYCFECGFYADRDAVAVFNLIKRFWGLSVVPKSPMRP
- a CDS encoding metallophosphoesterase; protein product: MRKIYFISDTHFNHANIIKYCNRPFSSVEEMNKTLIKNWNNIVRDKDIVYFLGDFVLSKNKVKKAKELIELLNGEVIFIKGNHDKFGEKFRVIEYNGYKFMLIHNPDSSYTFNFDGWIIHGHHHANHLDEYPFINPKRKRV
- the fen gene encoding flap endonuclease-1, with translation MGVQFGDFIPKKIISFEDLKGKKVAIDGMNALYQFLTSIRLKDGSPLRNRKGEITSAYNGVFYKTIHLLENDITPIWVFDGEPPKLKEKTRKVRREMKEKAELKMKEAIKKEDFEEAAKYAKRVSYLTPKMVENCKYLLSLMGIPYVEAPSEGEAQASYMAKKGDVWAVVSQDYDALLYGSPRVVRNLTTTKEMPELIELNEVLEDLRISLDDLIDIAIFMGTDYNPGGVKGIGFKRAYELVRSGVAKDVLKKEVENYEEIKRIFKEPKVTDSYSLSLKLPDKEGIIKFLVDENDFSYERVKKHVDKLYNLIANKTKQKTLDAWFK
- the cobN gene encoding cobaltochelatase subunit CobN, coding for MKITFYMWASYCSILKKALDELKKEGKNIEYKIYSNRNSITDEFLEDAKNSDLVFIYKTSSDDIDLEKIKKFNENVIVVAQDPSVWNSEKSAKCYLFTTYGGLDNFKNMVLYLMGENREIVKHPFQGIYYKGKIYEELEKFLEEVEFDKKYTVGVLFSRHYLVNDDMDVIEKLLNRLDKEFNVIPVFSYGAKCEELNALGSGESVLKYFFKDDKPVIDALINLLSFPLGTVKDKGGLNKISGIEILKKLDVPVFHPIMSYYKSYKDWKEDKQGLSADIGWSVALPEFEGVIEPIIIGTTENEAGLEKKFGIEERIDKVVRRIKRWIELKYKPKKDRKVIFILHNNACASVEATVGSAAHLDSLQSVINIMKKLKEEGYYVENIPKDGEELAQLILQRKAISEFRWTTVNEVIAKGGYLYLMDEEEYYKYFNTLPESVRNKILETWGDLNGKDIPAGMIYKVNGKNKIVITGLKFGNVYVCVQPKRGCAGARCDGRVCKILHDPYCPPTHQYIASYKYFNEIGDVIIHVGTHGTLEFLPGKNVGLSNECYPDICIGDIPHLYIYNSDNSPEGTIAKRRSYATIIDHMQTVMTDAFYEELETLDSYVEEYLKEMDASRRHQLEHLIVEEVKKTNLLKIKEKIEKIEKEGKIHEKFKEIFDELRDTLEMIKNSKCNDGMHIFGELPEGERRVEFIKGILEFEYKDKDLKKKISDVLNGESIDDKKLEEKIKDINERIEKSDEIGSLLRGIDAKYIEPGPSGLITRGNYDILPTGRNFYSLDPYRIPTKSAYRVGVLLAEKLIKKYLEEEGRYPENIALYWMASDIMWADGEGMGMILYLLGVKPVYRGGRVVGLEIIPLEELGRPRIDVTIRVSGITRDMFPNCIELVDEAILKVANLDEPLEMNFVKKHVVESLDKGLSFREVTFRIFCSPPGTYGNGVKYAVYASAWENEEDLKDAFIHWNSYAYGKNIYGKKAVDAFENILKTVDLTFNKVVTDEYDLFGCCCYFGTHGGLTNAARVLKGKEVKAYYGDTRNPNNVEVRTLKEEIERVSLTKLLNPKWIEGMKRHGYKGAGDIAKRIGRVYGWSATTKEVENWIFDEIFNTFVKNEENRKFFKEHNIYALEEIARRLLEAYQRGLWKTSEDNIEELKRVYLEIEGDIEETYSNIADIGEFQGGSIDIDMIWKEKLMSNGR